In Deltaproteobacteria bacterium, a single genomic region encodes these proteins:
- a CDS encoding iron-containing redox enzyme family protein translates to MAFITDRPLSAREFLDECLAFKKAHPVQSRFFSVFLEGKLTPEQLRLWAKDMYHYIQPAIPALTAWLAHAPTIIERDTARLVATNLAGEMGFLREADHRDLYLKFLAGLGIDEAEARDHLPLPSTIGAASAIGYFCRASFEEGLGAFGLGVELQVPGRPNGAEVIVKALRHYDIPRDAMEFYFVHVEAEEEHGGNAEAALEPFTRTREQQALVRRAFQWTVLAHQGMQAGFDAYLG, encoded by the coding sequence ATGGCGTTCATCACCGACCGGCCCCTCAGCGCGCGCGAGTTCCTGGACGAGTGCCTCGCCTTCAAGAAGGCCCATCCGGTGCAGAGCCGCTTCTTCTCGGTCTTCCTCGAGGGCAAGCTCACCCCCGAGCAGCTCCGCCTTTGGGCGAAGGACATGTACCACTACATCCAGCCCGCCATCCCCGCGCTGACGGCCTGGCTGGCCCACGCGCCCACCATCATCGAGCGCGACACCGCACGCCTGGTCGCCACCAACCTGGCCGGCGAGATGGGCTTCCTGCGCGAGGCCGACCACCGCGATCTCTATCTCAAATTCCTGGCGGGGCTCGGCATCGACGAGGCGGAGGCGCGAGACCATCTCCCCCTGCCCTCGACCATCGGCGCGGCCTCGGCCATCGGGTACTTCTGCCGCGCGTCCTTCGAGGAGGGTCTCGGGGCCTTCGGTCTCGGCGTCGAGCTGCAGGTGCCCGGCCGTCCGAACGGCGCCGAGGTGATCGTGAAGGCGCTCCGCCACTACGACATCCCGCGCGACGCGATGGAGTTCTACTTCGTCCACGTCGAGGCCGAGGAGGAGCACGGCGGCAACGCCGAGGCCGCTCTCGAGCCCTTTACGCGCACGCGCGAGCAGCAGGCGCTCGTCCGCCGCGCGTTCCAGTGGACGGTGCTCGCGCACCAGGGGATGCAGGCCGGGTTCGACGCCTACCTCGGCTGA
- a CDS encoding DNA polymerase II — protein MPERGFILTPTYRIAAGVPEVHLHSVLEGGEPAVIIDDRLAPYFFVRAADEAAVRRLAPGVRVVPSELSTLGGEPVVRVEVALPGDVPGVRTRLGEGGVDCLEADLRFAYRYLIDRGIRGAFAVAGGFERRPGVGRVYRNPTLAPAEFAPRLRVLSLDVETSLDGRRLYSLAMAGAGGERVLMIARREVAGAEAVPDERALLERFLAHVRRVDPDVLTGWNVCDFDLAVLQRACRRAGLRCALGRTDDELDIRRDQNFTRESRAVLCGRVVLDGLALLRSAFIRLEDYRLDTAAKLLIGKRKLFTSEHRGAEIEAAYRDDPARLAAYNLEDARLVLEILAHTRLVELAVERSLSTGMQLDRVGAAIASVDSLYLRALRARGRVAPSVRAVESAGAGIVGGLVLDSRPGLYRNILVFDFKSLYPSIIRTFNIDPLTYVASPAAEPVVRTPGGAAFRRDEPGILPELVARLGLERARARAAGNAIAAQATKILMNSLFGVLGSPASRLFSPAVANAITTAGQHVIRLAAAAVADAGHRVIYGDTDSLFVDLGEPDTERAAARGEELRAVIGGAVGEAVAREFGCTSHLELEFEKVYARFFMPEVRGGAMGSKKRYAGLVVRESGEEIEFVGLEAVRRDWSGVARRFQRELLDLVFHDRAVAGFVRGFVADLRAGRFDAELAYRKAIRKPLADYTKTTPPHVKAARKQAGGAGRIVTYVMTRSGPEAVGETTAPPDYDHYVTQQLRPIADAVLRCLGGPDFDGITGARRQLTLFS, from the coding sequence ATGCCCGAGCGTGGCTTCATCTTGACGCCCACCTACCGGATCGCCGCCGGCGTGCCGGAGGTGCACCTCCATTCGGTCCTCGAGGGCGGCGAGCCGGCGGTGATCATCGACGATCGGCTCGCGCCGTACTTTTTCGTGCGCGCCGCCGACGAGGCGGCCGTACGGCGCCTGGCCCCCGGCGTGCGCGTCGTCCCGAGCGAGCTCTCGACGCTCGGCGGCGAGCCCGTGGTGCGCGTCGAGGTGGCGCTCCCCGGCGACGTGCCGGGCGTGCGCACCCGCCTCGGCGAGGGGGGCGTCGACTGCCTCGAGGCCGACCTCCGCTTTGCGTATCGCTACCTCATCGACCGGGGCATCCGCGGCGCCTTCGCGGTCGCGGGCGGCTTCGAGCGCCGCCCGGGCGTGGGGCGCGTCTACCGCAACCCCACGCTCGCGCCGGCGGAGTTCGCGCCGCGGCTCCGGGTGCTCTCGCTCGACGTCGAGACGAGCCTCGATGGGCGCCGGCTCTACTCGCTCGCCATGGCGGGCGCGGGCGGCGAGCGCGTCCTCATGATCGCGCGGCGGGAGGTCGCGGGCGCCGAGGCGGTGCCCGACGAGCGCGCGCTCCTCGAGCGCTTCCTCGCCCACGTGCGCCGCGTCGACCCCGACGTGCTGACCGGCTGGAACGTGTGCGACTTCGACCTGGCCGTCCTCCAGCGCGCCTGCCGGCGCGCCGGGCTGCGCTGCGCCCTCGGCCGCACCGACGACGAGCTCGACATCCGCCGCGACCAGAACTTCACGCGCGAGTCGCGCGCGGTGCTGTGCGGGCGCGTGGTGCTGGATGGGCTCGCGCTCCTGCGCAGCGCCTTCATCCGGCTCGAGGACTACCGCCTCGACACCGCCGCAAAGCTGCTGATCGGCAAGCGAAAGCTCTTCACCTCCGAGCACCGCGGGGCCGAGATCGAGGCCGCCTACCGCGACGACCCGGCGCGCCTCGCCGCCTACAACCTCGAGGACGCGCGGCTCGTGCTCGAGATCCTCGCGCACACGCGCCTCGTCGAGCTGGCGGTCGAGCGGAGCCTCTCGACCGGGATGCAGCTCGACCGCGTCGGCGCGGCGATCGCGTCGGTCGACTCGCTCTACCTGCGGGCGCTGCGCGCGCGGGGGCGGGTCGCGCCCTCGGTGCGCGCGGTGGAGAGCGCCGGGGCGGGCATCGTGGGCGGTCTCGTGCTCGACTCGCGCCCCGGGCTCTACCGCAACATCCTCGTCTTCGACTTCAAGAGCCTCTACCCGAGCATCATCCGCACCTTCAACATCGACCCGCTCACCTACGTGGCGTCCCCCGCGGCCGAGCCGGTCGTCCGCACGCCCGGCGGCGCGGCCTTCCGGCGCGACGAGCCGGGCATCCTCCCCGAGCTGGTGGCGCGCCTGGGGCTGGAGCGCGCCCGCGCCCGGGCGGCGGGCAACGCGATCGCGGCGCAGGCGACCAAGATATTGATGAACTCCCTCTTCGGCGTGCTCGGCTCGCCCGCCTCCCGCCTCTTCTCACCCGCGGTCGCGAACGCGATCACCACCGCCGGGCAGCACGTGATCCGGCTCGCGGCCGCGGCCGTCGCGGACGCGGGCCACCGCGTCATCTACGGCGACACCGACTCGCTCTTCGTCGACCTCGGCGAGCCCGACACCGAGCGGGCCGCGGCGCGCGGCGAGGAGCTGCGCGCGGTGATCGGCGGGGCCGTCGGCGAGGCGGTCGCGCGCGAGTTCGGCTGCACGAGCCACCTCGAGCTCGAGTTCGAGAAGGTCTACGCGCGCTTCTTCATGCCCGAGGTGCGCGGCGGCGCGATGGGAAGCAAGAAGCGGTACGCGGGACTGGTCGTGAGGGAGTCCGGGGAGGAGATCGAGTTCGTGGGCCTGGAGGCCGTGCGCCGCGACTGGAGCGGAGTGGCGCGCCGCTTCCAGCGTGAGCTCCTCGACCTGGTCTTCCACGACCGGGCGGTCGCCGGCTTCGTCCGCGGCTTCGTGGCCGACCTCCGTGCCGGGCGCTTCGACGCCGAGCTCGCCTACCGGAAGGCGATCCGCAAGCCGCTCGCCGACTACACGAAGACGACGCCGCCGCACGTGAAGGCGGCGCGCAAGCAGGCCGGGGGGGCGGGCCGCATCGTCACCTACGTCATGACCCGCTCGGGGCCCGAGGCGGTGGGCGAGACGACCGCCCCGCCCGACTACGACCACTACGTCACGCAGCAGCTCCGGCCGATCGCCGACGCGGTGCTGCGCTGCCTCGGCGGGCCCGACTTCGACGGCATCACGGGGGCGCGGCGGCAGCTCACGCTGTTCTCGTGA
- a CDS encoding amidase, with amino-acid sequence MADRALLRLSLAEAADRIRRRALSPVELTEAVLAQIDALDPTLNAFTTLAPREQVLGAARAAEREIAAGTYRGLLHGIPVSVKDLIDTAGLRTTYGSGMFRDHVPERDGGVPERLRAAGAIITGKSASHELGQGMTTNNYFFGPTRNPWNLEHVPGGSSGGAGAAAAALMGPLHIGTDGGGSIRFPAAFCGVTGLKPTLGLITNRGQFGGAGTSFSVPGPVTRSVRDAALAAQALAGFDPEYLYSRPEPVPDLVGGLEGGVRGLRVGTSADLLVPAPEPAVRAAYEATLGRLEGLGARLVAVRMPHHELVFRTTMALFAIEGGVGLDAIIGDRPRVFGPQVQRVQSLMRLPDVPTCVRTQQGRQLVTRDYQAAFCEVDVLVAPVAPMPAPRIDADEIAFSPVCGPYCGAANLAGIPSVPLPAGTSGGLPIAVQIIAPAGADALALRVAYALEQAAPEHRVQVPPLAARA; translated from the coding sequence ATGGCCGATCGGGCCCTGCTTCGCCTCTCCCTGGCCGAGGCCGCGGACCGGATCCGCCGCCGCGCCCTCTCGCCGGTCGAGCTGACCGAGGCCGTGCTCGCGCAGATCGACGCGCTCGACCCGACCCTCAACGCCTTCACCACGCTCGCGCCGCGCGAGCAGGTGCTCGGGGCCGCGCGTGCCGCCGAGCGCGAGATCGCCGCCGGCACGTACCGCGGCCTGCTGCACGGCATCCCGGTCAGCGTGAAGGACCTGATCGACACGGCGGGGCTGCGGACGACCTATGGCTCGGGGATGTTCCGCGACCACGTGCCGGAGAGGGACGGCGGCGTGCCCGAGCGGCTCCGCGCCGCGGGGGCCATCATCACGGGCAAGAGCGCGTCGCACGAGCTCGGCCAGGGCATGACCACCAACAACTACTTCTTCGGCCCGACCCGGAACCCCTGGAACCTCGAGCACGTGCCCGGCGGGTCGAGCGGCGGGGCGGGCGCCGCCGCCGCGGCGCTCATGGGCCCGCTCCACATCGGCACCGACGGCGGCGGCTCGATCCGCTTCCCCGCCGCGTTCTGCGGCGTCACCGGGCTCAAGCCGACCCTCGGCCTCATCACGAACCGCGGCCAGTTCGGCGGCGCCGGCACGTCGTTCTCGGTTCCCGGCCCCGTGACACGCAGCGTGCGCGACGCGGCGCTCGCGGCGCAGGCGCTCGCCGGCTTCGATCCCGAGTACCTCTACTCGCGCCCGGAGCCGGTGCCCGACCTGGTCGGCGGGCTCGAGGGCGGCGTGCGCGGGCTCCGCGTCGGCACGAGCGCCGATCTCCTCGTCCCGGCGCCCGAGCCCGCGGTGCGCGCGGCGTACGAGGCGACGCTCGGGCGGCTGGAGGGTCTCGGCGCCCGGCTCGTCGCGGTGCGCATGCCGCACCACGAGCTCGTCTTCCGCACCACCATGGCGCTCTTCGCCATCGAGGGCGGCGTCGGGCTGGACGCGATCATCGGCGACCGGCCCCGCGTCTTCGGCCCCCAGGTCCAGCGCGTCCAGTCGCTCATGCGCCTGCCCGACGTGCCGACCTGCGTGCGCACCCAGCAGGGTCGCCAGCTCGTCACACGCGACTACCAGGCCGCGTTCTGCGAGGTGGACGTGCTGGTGGCGCCGGTCGCGCCCATGCCCGCGCCCCGCATCGACGCCGACGAGATCGCCTTCTCGCCCGTCTGCGGCCCGTACTGCGGCGCCGCGAACCTGGCCGGCATCCCGTCGGTGCCGCTCCCCGCCGGGACGAGCGGCGGGCTCCCGATTGCGGTGCAGATCATCGCCCCCGCCGGCGCCGACGCGCTCGCGCTGCGGGTCGCGTACGCGCTCGAGCAGGCGGCGCCCGAGCACCGCGTGCAGGTGCCGCCGCTCGCGGCGCGGGCGTGA